A window of the Erpetoichthys calabaricus chromosome 10, fErpCal1.3, whole genome shotgun sequence genome harbors these coding sequences:
- the rbck1 gene encoding ranBP-type and C3HC4-type zinc finger-containing protein 1 isoform X1, which translates to MATAQSPGISSSETALSAEALANTFSQAVKLGDKDEALRCATELAEMHASLTVSIAKEMYPSYEIKLKVGVEDAHSMATVPVTMVVQPDMTIEALKNKVCEDYGFHPYLQTWVIGKRLAKSHETLYSHGVHRDGDYAFLYIQTAKKAKLTKELLQQEKQQKVLGEIIKAVDGVSFEQQAMGNLPAKLKKIDLREEAGNWSSEQVSGVDAELDVVLPITGWKCEKCTFINKPSRPGCEICSAERPKNYEVPEEYELDQEEIKRMRDEEISLMLYKQAMELERMENFKRLIDTEDHGLVPNSEEMECPICYSIIEPGTGATLRECLHNFCKECLKGTIINCLDAEVSCPYRDNEYACDKKLLDREIRFILSPEEYQKVLAMRLTIAENQSENSYHCKTADCTGWCIFEDQVNEFMCPLCNKNNCLLCKAIHEGMNCKQYQDDLRIRAENDLAAKQTNDMLQTLVQTGEAMHCPKCRVIVQKKDGCDWICCLMCKTEICWVTKGPRWGPNGAGDTSGGCRCRINGVPCHQNCHNCH; encoded by the exons CAGAGGCACTGGCAAACACATTTTCACAAGCTGTAAAACTAGGTGATAAAGATGAAGCCCTACGATGTGCAACAGAACTTGCAGAAATGCACGCTTCACTGACAGTTAGCATTGCCAAGGAAATGTATCCATCATATGAAATCAA ACTGAAGGTGGGTGTGGAAGATGCTCATTCAATGGCCACTGTACCAGTCACAATGGTAGTTCAACCCGACATGACAATTGAAGCCCTCAAGAATAAG GTGTGCGAAGATTATGGGTTTCACCCTTATCTTCAAACCTGGGTGATTGGGAAGCGGCTGGCTAAGAGCCACGAAACTCTCTACAGCCATGGTGTGCACAGAGATGGCGACTATGCATTCCTTTACATCCAGACAGCCAAGAAAGCAAAATTAACTAAGGAACTTCTTCAGCAGGAGAAACAGCAGAAAGTCCTGGGAG aaaTTATAAAAGCAGTGGATGGAGTTTCATTCGAGCAACAAGCCATGGGTAACctccctgccaaactgaaaaaaatagatTTGAGAGAGGAAGCTGGTAACTGGAGTTCTGAACAAGTCTCAGGTGTGGATGCAGAACTTGATGTTGTGTTGCCAATA ACTGGCTGGAAATGTGAAAAGTGCACATTCATCAACAAGCCTAGCAGACCAGGGTGTGAGATTTGCAGTGCTGAGCGACCCAAGAACTATGAAGTGCCTGAAGAGTATGAGCTGGAtcaagaagaaattaaaaggaTGCGAGATGAGGAGATATCTTTGATGCTGTATAAGCAA GCCATGGAACTGGAGAGAATGGAGAACTTCAAGAGGCTTATTGACACTGAAGATCATGGTCTAGTCCCCAACTCGGAGGAGATGGAGTGCCCCATCTGTTACTCCATCATAGAGCCGGGAACAGGTGCAACACTCCGGGAGTGTCTGCACAATTTTTGCAA AGAATGCTTGAAGGGAACAATCATTAACTGCTTGGATGCAGAGGTTTCTTGCCCCTATAGGGACAATGAATATGCCTGTGACAAAAAACTGCTTGACCGGGAGATCAGATTT ATTCTGTCTCCGGAGGAGTACCAGAAGGTTCTAGCAATGCGTCTTACTATTGCAGAGAACCAGAGTGAAAACAGTTACCACTGCAAGACTGCAGACTGCACAGGCTGGTGCATCTTTGAAGACCAAGTCAATGAGTTCATGTGCCCTTTGTGTAATAAGAACAACTGTTTGCTGTGTAAG GCAATCCATGAGGGAATGAACTGTAAGCAATATCAGGATGACCTAAGAATCCGAGCAGAGAATGACTTAGCAGCCAAGCAAACTAACGACATGTTGCAG ACCCTTGTCCAGACTGGGGAGGCAATGCATTGTCCAAAGTGCAGAGTCATTGTCCAAAAGAAAGATGGTTGTGATTGGATCTGCTGTCTCATGTGCAAAACCGAAATCTGCTGGGTGACCAAAGGTCCACGCTGGGGCCCAAAT GGGGCTGGAGACACTTCTGGAGGCTGTCGCTGTAGGATTAATGGAGTGCCATGCCACCAAAACTGTCACAACTGTCACTAA
- the rbck1 gene encoding ranBP-type and C3HC4-type zinc finger-containing protein 1 isoform X2, with translation MATAQSPGISSSETALSEALANTFSQAVKLGDKDEALRCATELAEMHASLTVSIAKEMYPSYEIKLKVGVEDAHSMATVPVTMVVQPDMTIEALKNKVCEDYGFHPYLQTWVIGKRLAKSHETLYSHGVHRDGDYAFLYIQTAKKAKLTKELLQQEKQQKVLGEIIKAVDGVSFEQQAMGNLPAKLKKIDLREEAGNWSSEQVSGVDAELDVVLPITGWKCEKCTFINKPSRPGCEICSAERPKNYEVPEEYELDQEEIKRMRDEEISLMLYKQAMELERMENFKRLIDTEDHGLVPNSEEMECPICYSIIEPGTGATLRECLHNFCKECLKGTIINCLDAEVSCPYRDNEYACDKKLLDREIRFILSPEEYQKVLAMRLTIAENQSENSYHCKTADCTGWCIFEDQVNEFMCPLCNKNNCLLCKAIHEGMNCKQYQDDLRIRAENDLAAKQTNDMLQTLVQTGEAMHCPKCRVIVQKKDGCDWICCLMCKTEICWVTKGPRWGPNGAGDTSGGCRCRINGVPCHQNCHNCH, from the exons AGGCACTGGCAAACACATTTTCACAAGCTGTAAAACTAGGTGATAAAGATGAAGCCCTACGATGTGCAACAGAACTTGCAGAAATGCACGCTTCACTGACAGTTAGCATTGCCAAGGAAATGTATCCATCATATGAAATCAA ACTGAAGGTGGGTGTGGAAGATGCTCATTCAATGGCCACTGTACCAGTCACAATGGTAGTTCAACCCGACATGACAATTGAAGCCCTCAAGAATAAG GTGTGCGAAGATTATGGGTTTCACCCTTATCTTCAAACCTGGGTGATTGGGAAGCGGCTGGCTAAGAGCCACGAAACTCTCTACAGCCATGGTGTGCACAGAGATGGCGACTATGCATTCCTTTACATCCAGACAGCCAAGAAAGCAAAATTAACTAAGGAACTTCTTCAGCAGGAGAAACAGCAGAAAGTCCTGGGAG aaaTTATAAAAGCAGTGGATGGAGTTTCATTCGAGCAACAAGCCATGGGTAACctccctgccaaactgaaaaaaatagatTTGAGAGAGGAAGCTGGTAACTGGAGTTCTGAACAAGTCTCAGGTGTGGATGCAGAACTTGATGTTGTGTTGCCAATA ACTGGCTGGAAATGTGAAAAGTGCACATTCATCAACAAGCCTAGCAGACCAGGGTGTGAGATTTGCAGTGCTGAGCGACCCAAGAACTATGAAGTGCCTGAAGAGTATGAGCTGGAtcaagaagaaattaaaaggaTGCGAGATGAGGAGATATCTTTGATGCTGTATAAGCAA GCCATGGAACTGGAGAGAATGGAGAACTTCAAGAGGCTTATTGACACTGAAGATCATGGTCTAGTCCCCAACTCGGAGGAGATGGAGTGCCCCATCTGTTACTCCATCATAGAGCCGGGAACAGGTGCAACACTCCGGGAGTGTCTGCACAATTTTTGCAA AGAATGCTTGAAGGGAACAATCATTAACTGCTTGGATGCAGAGGTTTCTTGCCCCTATAGGGACAATGAATATGCCTGTGACAAAAAACTGCTTGACCGGGAGATCAGATTT ATTCTGTCTCCGGAGGAGTACCAGAAGGTTCTAGCAATGCGTCTTACTATTGCAGAGAACCAGAGTGAAAACAGTTACCACTGCAAGACTGCAGACTGCACAGGCTGGTGCATCTTTGAAGACCAAGTCAATGAGTTCATGTGCCCTTTGTGTAATAAGAACAACTGTTTGCTGTGTAAG GCAATCCATGAGGGAATGAACTGTAAGCAATATCAGGATGACCTAAGAATCCGAGCAGAGAATGACTTAGCAGCCAAGCAAACTAACGACATGTTGCAG ACCCTTGTCCAGACTGGGGAGGCAATGCATTGTCCAAAGTGCAGAGTCATTGTCCAAAAGAAAGATGGTTGTGATTGGATCTGCTGTCTCATGTGCAAAACCGAAATCTGCTGGGTGACCAAAGGTCCACGCTGGGGCCCAAAT GGGGCTGGAGACACTTCTGGAGGCTGTCGCTGTAGGATTAATGGAGTGCCATGCCACCAAAACTGTCACAACTGTCACTAA